ACTTAATTGtcaaatctcttttttttttttttttgcttgttacTTAATTTACCTAATTTTCTGTTACAAAGATGTTCAGACTGTGAGATATTGTctatactttattataatggtGTACAATGGTGAGGTGGACAACCTCTTCTCTACTCAAACTTGTTAATCGAACAATTCTCTAGGTTATACGGGTTGTCCATCTCATTGTGGCACTCAAAGTTGACCATAGTCCAAGCTTCCCTTGAACACCAAACAGTGTATAGTTTAAATTGATAATTTTGGATGGCTGATTATCAGACAAGAATTCATATCTTTTATGACCATAGCACTACTCAAGAGCTCTACTCAGTACTGATGCAGAAGGCACTCAGCAGCAGGTCCACAAGATAACCTTTAGAATCTGTAGAGATCTAGTGTAATGCTCATCTTTGCACTCTCAATAGCTTAGTATCCTCTGTACTCTTTCAGTTCTAGACTCCATCAAAGCAATAGTGATCTGCCAGATTTAAGTTTGCATTCTTGTGGTTCTCAATACACAACCAGTATACACTATCATAATTAATTTGAAAACTATATTTTGgctaattatttttttcattatatatCAAGAACCACCTGAATGTTATGGATGGACCAATTAAACCAAACTTCCCATAGGTTCATCTTACTTGGGTTGTCCACTATCCCTCATCTACAACTTATATTTTTCGTATTATTTTTGATAATGTATTTCATGACGATATCAGGGAACTTTCTGCTGATCATCATTGTCAGGATCAATCCAACTCTACACAGCCCTATGTACTTTTTCCTGATCAACCTCTCTATCATTGatatctgcttctcctcctccatcgccCCAGTGATTTTAAAGAACACTTTGGCTAAAGACAGGAGCATTTCCTTAATGGGGTGCGCCACACAGATGTACTTCTCCTTAGCTTTGGGCTCTACAGAATGTCTAATACTTGCTGTCATGGCCTATGATAGGTTTGCTGCTATTTGTAGACCATTGCATTATAACACCATAATGAACAAGTCAGTTTGTTTTTACATGGCTGTAGTGCCATGGAGTGCTTCATTTATTAACTCTTTGCTGCAAGTGACCCTCACATTCCAACTTCAATTTTGCAAGTCTCACAACATCAACAACTATGTTTGCGAGGTACCTGCTTTCATACGAATGTCTTGTGGAGATTCTTTTCTTAATAAGATATCTCTATACATTGCAGCAGGAATAATTGTTATGTGTTCCTTCTCATTAATTCTGATTTCATATATCCATATTATCTCCACAATTCTGaagattacatcatcacaggGGAGGCAGAAGGCCTTCTCCACATGCGCCTCTCACCTCATTGTCGTCACCCTCTTCTTTGGGACTATTATGTTCACTTATCTGCGACTACAAACATACACCAATTTCTCTAATAAAACAGACAAGGTGCTGCCCATTCTTTATACGACAGTAACTCCGATGCTGAATCCTTTTATATATAGTATAAGGAACAAGGTTGTGAAAAACACCCTCATCAATCAACTGAAGAGGATATAATGTCACTAATAGTAGTGCAAGGATAAAAAGCTTGCTTAAGCTCAGCCCTTCTTCAATTGCTTTTTCTTAGTGCATAAGGAATCTGGGCGTTGCGATCTTCTTTACTTGACGGTGACAAAAATGGGCGGTGATCTCACATTGGGGCAAGGTAGTCCATGACAAGTATTTCTGGGTACATTTTTCTTGAACGTTGCAGAACATGTAGTTGTTTTAAAGTTCCgtacaacctgaaaagggggtaaaaTGGGAATAAAATTGGTGCAAACAGTGGCACAACTTGGGTTTTGCTGAATGATGGAGTCTTTAATAGAGTAAAAGGGAGAGGAAGTTCCGAACTGGAAAAGTAAAACAAAGAACTCTGCCCTCAACAGTACTCTTGCTCCTTCTTGTTTCCTTTAAATGAGTAGCTGGCCTACTTTAATTGTAGGGGTCCCAGCTGGACGAAATATCTGTAGATTAGgggtagagttgagtgaacccgaattgtaaagttcgggttcgtaccgaactttagggtttttgacacccgcacccgaacccgaacatttacgtaaaagttcgggttcggtgttcggtgatttttatggcgcttttgaaaggctgcaaagcagccaatcaacaagcgtcatactacttgccccaaaaggccatcacagcaatgcccactattggcatggctgtgattggccaactgcagcatgtgagccagcctctatttaagctggagttacgtagcgccgcccgtcactctgctcggattagtgtagggagaggctgcagctgctgtaagggagagatcagggagaaatcttatcaagaactggtttatgtactcagcgatctacagaaagtgttttgtgggtgcagtgcacaatttttttaagcctgccctgagccaactactgctgaaaacgaacttttttttcttcagttagtcaatatcaatacatgatcggtagccattttatgcaacgatagtgcaccagcacaggatatctgaaagtccagaaatacagctttggcatactggggtgaaaaaaccctctaatatactgcacatctgggattagacaagcataagtgactgtcacatttaggacagaaatacagctttttggttagggtgaaaaaactctctaatatactgcacatctgggattagacaagcataagtgactgtcacatataggacagaaatacagctttttggttactggggtgaaaaaaccctctgatataccgcacatctgggattagacgtgcataagtgagtgtcacatttaggacagagatacagctttttggttagggtgaaaaaagcctctaatatactgcacatctgggattacacgtgcataagtcactgtcacatttaggacagaaatacagctttttggttagggtgaaaaaaacttctaatatactgcacatctgggattagacaagcataagtgactgtcacatttaggacagaaatacagctttttggttactggggtgaaaaaaccctctgatataccgcacatctgggattagacgtgcataagtgagtgtcacatttaggccacaaataccgctgtcttatagagttaaaaaaaaatagagtgcaataccctacatcagggtttatattggcggttaattatttttaacatacttaaccactttttactttgctttgtgaacgctaactatgaggcaaacatctaataagggacacggtcgtggtggtggtgttggtggagcctctggtgcagggagaggacgtggccgttctgccacagctacacgtcctactgaacctactacctcaggtcccagtagccgccagaatctacagcgatatttaatcgggcctaatgccgttctaaggatggtaaggcctgagcgagtacaggcgctagttaattgggtggccgacatggatccagcatgttcacattatctcccacccagtcttctgcagaaagcgcacaggtggcacctgaaaaccatgcccatcagtctgtcacatcacgcccgtgcatatcggggaacctgtctgaccctcaagtcatgcagcagtctcttatgctgtttgaagactctgctggcagggtttcccaagggcatccacctagcccttccccaggggtggaagacatagaatgcactgacgcacaaccacttatgtttcctgatgaggacatgggaataccacctcagcacgtctctgatgatgacgaaacacaggtgccaactgctgcgtctttctgcagtatgcagaccgaaaaggaggtcagggtggaagactggatggaagacgatgcaggggacgatgaggtcctagatcccACGTGGAATGaaagtcatgccactgactttcagagttcggaggaagaggcagtggtgagaccgagccaacagcgtatcaaaagcgggagcagggtgcaaaagcagagcagccgtcgccaaaacagttcgcctgctactggccaccgtcaacagggaccgagcacaccaaaggcagcttcaaggagttccctggcatggcacttcttcacacaatgtgctgatgacaagacccgagtggtttgcacgctgtgccatcagagcct
The sequence above is drawn from the Bufo bufo chromosome 11, aBufBuf1.1, whole genome shotgun sequence genome and encodes:
- the LOC120982380 gene encoding olfactory receptor 15-like; the protein is MDQLNQTSHRFILLGLSTIPHLQLIFFVLFLIMYFMTISGNFLLIIIVRINPTLHSPMYFFLINLSIIDICFSSSIAPVILKNTLAKDRSISLMGCATQMYFSLALGSTECLILAVMAYDRFAAICRPLHYNTIMNKSVCFYMAVVPWSASFINSLLQVTLTFQLQFCKSHNINNYVCEVPAFIRMSCGDSFLNKISLYIAAGIIVMCSFSLILISYIHIISTILKITSSQGRQKAFSTCASHLIVVTLFFGTIMFTYLRLQTYTNFSNKTDKVLPILYTTVTPMLNPFIYSIRNKVVKNTLINQLKRI